A part of Pararoseomonas sp. SCSIO 73927 genomic DNA contains:
- the minC gene encoding septum site-determining protein MinC — translation MSSPASEARLEPFRLRGGNFNLLVLRLLDPRVEVIVPALADQFRRAPGFLRNAPIVLGLDDLDPAAVPDFGHLIAQLRNVHIAPIGTTGGATDVKAAAQAAGLPPLRAAGAELPVAAPAAAPAPEPAAEMPPPPSDWQPTMVVDQAVRAGQRIWAQGCDLIVRGTVNPGAEVIADGNVHVYGALKGRAIAGGAENLSARIFALNFEPELVSIAGYYAVRDGLGDAPLGKAVQVCLIGESMRFDRLG, via the coding sequence ATGTCCTCCCCCGCGTCCGAAGCCCGACTGGAGCCGTTCCGGCTTCGCGGGGGCAATTTCAACCTGCTGGTGCTGCGGCTGCTCGACCCTCGGGTGGAGGTGATCGTGCCCGCTCTGGCGGACCAGTTCCGCCGCGCCCCGGGCTTTCTACGGAACGCGCCCATCGTGCTGGGGCTGGACGACCTGGACCCCGCGGCGGTGCCGGATTTCGGCCACCTGATCGCCCAGCTTCGCAACGTCCACATCGCCCCGATCGGCACGACGGGCGGCGCGACGGACGTGAAGGCCGCGGCCCAAGCTGCCGGGCTGCCGCCCCTGCGCGCCGCCGGGGCGGAGCTGCCCGTGGCCGCGCCGGCCGCGGCCCCCGCCCCCGAACCGGCGGCGGAGATGCCGCCCCCGCCCTCGGACTGGCAGCCGACCATGGTGGTGGACCAGGCCGTGCGGGCCGGGCAGCGGATCTGGGCCCAGGGCTGCGACCTGATCGTGCGCGGCACGGTGAACCCGGGTGCCGAGGTGATCGCGGATGGCAACGTCCACGTCTACGGCGCCCTGAAGGGCCGGGCCATCGCGGGCGGGGCGGAGAACCTTTCCGCCCGGATCTTCGCCCTGAACTTCGAGCCGGAGCTGGTCTCCATCGCCGGCTATTATGCAGTGCGGGACGGGCTGGGGGATGCCCCGCTGGGAAAGGCCGTGCAGGTCTGCCTCATCGGCGAGAGCATGCGGTTCGACCGGCTGGGCTAG
- a CDS encoding radical SAM/SPASM domain-containing protein, producing MPSIETQVVEHLYRSLLGREPDEGAAVNCAAHLASGGTVEELRAMITGSEEYRVRQRPKSDHPLAHIGAVWREENLSYFTHRGRYRPLSLTIETVNICNNDCVICPYSAQTRRKQAMPMDLFARVVDGYTEIGGGPVGLTPMVGEILLDKLLLERLKMLRAAPAVTAVSAISNASMAHLYTDAELAEILSHFDRLAISIYGLDAEEFRLMARKDGYDRFRAGLVRILAIMGPERVTLGARQLRRRPAAEVEEWGAAVARDAGVDPAAVTVHTTSTYANWGVFDTGKPLPMDAEWLPVRQNTAQCALPLISLQILSDGTVSFCGCANFDGTSELNLGNVRDISLRDLLGSERVRRLWNWDEFGIPDFCKSCSFHMPVQALAGLPSAFPEPLRTFGG from the coding sequence ATGCCCTCCATCGAGACCCAGGTCGTCGAGCACCTTTACCGGTCGCTTCTCGGGCGCGAGCCCGACGAGGGGGCGGCCGTGAACTGCGCCGCCCACCTCGCCTCCGGCGGTACGGTGGAGGAGCTGCGGGCGATGATCACCGGGTCCGAGGAGTACCGGGTCCGGCAACGGCCGAAGAGCGACCACCCGCTGGCCCATATCGGGGCGGTCTGGCGGGAGGAGAACCTCTCCTACTTCACCCATCGCGGGCGCTACCGGCCGCTGAGCCTCACCATCGAGACGGTGAACATCTGCAACAACGATTGCGTGATCTGCCCCTACTCCGCGCAAACGCGGCGCAAGCAGGCCATGCCGATGGACCTCTTCGCCCGCGTCGTGGACGGGTACACGGAAATCGGCGGCGGGCCGGTGGGGCTGACCCCGATGGTGGGGGAGATCCTGCTGGACAAGCTGCTGCTGGAGCGGCTGAAGATGCTGCGCGCCGCGCCCGCGGTCACGGCCGTGTCCGCCATCAGCAACGCCAGCATGGCGCACCTCTACACCGACGCGGAGCTGGCAGAGATCCTGTCGCATTTCGACCGGCTGGCGATCTCCATCTACGGTCTGGACGCCGAGGAGTTCCGGCTGATGGCCCGCAAGGACGGCTACGACCGCTTCCGGGCGGGGCTGGTCCGCATCCTCGCCATCATGGGCCCGGAGCGGGTGACGCTCGGGGCGCGGCAGCTGAGGCGGCGGCCGGCGGCGGAGGTGGAGGAGTGGGGCGCGGCGGTGGCGCGCGACGCCGGGGTGGATCCGGCCGCGGTGACCGTCCACACGACCAGCACCTACGCAAACTGGGGGGTCTTCGACACCGGCAAGCCCCTGCCGATGGACGCGGAATGGCTGCCGGTGCGGCAGAACACCGCGCAGTGCGCGCTGCCGCTGATCAGCCTGCAAATCCTCTCGGACGGGACGGTCTCCTTCTGCGGCTGCGCCAATTTCGACGGCACCTCCGAGCTGAACCTCGGGAATGTCAGGGACATCTCGCTGCGCGACCTCCTGGGGAGCGAGCGGGTGCGGCGGCTGTGGAACTGGGACGAGTTCGGCATCCCCGACTTCTGCAAGAGCTGCAGCTTCCACATGCCCGTGCAGGCCCTGGCCGGCCTGCCATCCGCCTTCCCCGAGCCGCTCCGCACCTTCGGCGGCTGA
- a CDS encoding thioesterase family protein, translated as MSAAPRERNRPKRADFRHFLEIPTRWGDNDAYAHVNNVTYYSFFDTVVSRFLLASGAIDLKTSPLIGVVVETGCRYLAPISFPDLVTAGLRVARIGNTSVRYEIGIFRNEEDEASAEGHFVHVYVDRATQTRPTPLPPALRDAVAPLLVG; from the coding sequence ATGAGCGCCGCGCCACGCGAGAGAAACCGCCCGAAACGCGCCGATTTTCGGCACTTCCTGGAAATCCCGACCCGCTGGGGCGACAACGACGCCTACGCCCACGTGAACAACGTGACCTACTACTCCTTCTTCGACACGGTGGTGTCCCGCTTCCTCCTGGCCTCCGGGGCCATCGACCTGAAGACCTCCCCCCTGATCGGCGTAGTCGTGGAGACGGGCTGCCGCTACCTCGCCCCGATCTCCTTTCCCGACCTCGTCACCGCCGGGCTGCGCGTGGCCCGGATCGGCAACACCTCGGTCCGCTACGAGATCGGCATTTTCCGCAACGAGGAGGACGAGGCGAGCGCCGAGGGCCACTTCGTCCATGTCTACGTGGACCGCGCCACCCAGACCCGGCCCACGCCGCTGCCGCCGGCGCTGCGGGATGCGGTGGCGCCGCTGCTCGTGGGCTGA